The genomic stretch GGAACCTCCAACGGAGTAAGTATCAAATGATATTGTATCCAATCTGCCGCACTGCTACATGTTGTGTTACAGTTTTTGATAGCAATTGCAATTCCGCTGGAGGTACCGGGAAGAAACATTTATTTATCGCATAATTTCGAGATGAATTATGGTTTACCGACGATGCCTTTTCAATATCGTTTGTGGTACACATTGTTTAAGAATTCTGCATACAATGTTACGGAAGCTGTCAGAAGAAAGCGTAGGATGGTAGAAACTCCCAAGTTCAGCCGAAGGTTTTTGTACGAACTCATTGCCGAGAGAATGGATATGTAAGTGAGTCACATAGTGATGTTTAGTTGCAATTTTACATTTTCATCTCGTGTCAGGTATGGGTATAACGGCACAGGATGTATCCATAAAGCTATCTGTGAAACGTGGGAATCCCCGGTTCATGATTATAACGGAGTGTTTGGAGATGTTACTCATATTGTATTCAGGTAATAGATAATGACGAAACTAGTAATCTGGTAGTTTTAGCTCTCTTCCAATTTTAGTCCGTCGTCATCGGAAGATGAAAATATTCCTCGCTCATACTACGAAGCAGAAAACGACGGTAGCGGTGCAGACTGCTCTAAGTATGAACAGTATTGTCCAGTGGGAATTTTTGAGCTGATTTCGAATGTCGAATATGAATAAATTTAaggaaatttttaaaagaatttaTTAACACTAATGTTAACATTCATATGTAGTGAAGAAAATAAATTGTGAATCGACAGTCATTTATATAAAGTACTCACAATTAAAGTcagataaatgaaaaaaataccgATGACTCATTTTGTGCATTATCTTAATAATAAACCATTAGGCGAATGTCGAAAATGTAGGTGCTCCACCAAACATGTTGGTTTAAAAAAGTGTTCTGCCTTTCAGGGGATCTGGAAAGCTGACAGAAGAATGTTCTTTGAGGTTGAgtttttgtattaaaaaatcacaagaaggttgtatgcaaagccacgaccgcaaggttgaagtagaatacttttaccagaaagataacccggctgcttgcgtgtcagtcattttttatagtaaataaacgttgaccgttcattggcagtattgtaatttctttttgtctgatattttgaatgaagttcattgaatatttttaaattttgtgcaaatgagaagttgaagtgctgccgcattgtaatatgcacatttaatacgacatcattaaacgggaacggaacaaaggctacggttatgcagaacgcgaatgccggcgcgatgcgattcgccttagcgtggtgaaatgtacagctctttttaaagcgaagtagagctatacatttcaacagatttcgtcttgccgaatcgcatcgcgccgttatttgcgttctgcatgatcgttgccaaacactaagcgacgcaaacacgtaataataatcagagtatgcatgtagatgaagataattaactttggattatagcgcaaaacgagaaaatattaactcttcaaataatcgtttgtgttcttcaaatttaagttgttcaatttaatatccgatgaaatgtttgtttattatctgatgaagctcttatataggccaaatgatgcattcccaatttactaggtccataactctgccgaccgtgcttgggaaagcgcggtatgacgaccaatcagaggtcgaattttgtgttttgacaaggcttaagagttttcaatagtacaatagttcgaatgataaaattgcaatttcatgcatttggtaggaatcttagaagattttctaatcaaatgctgcagaaacgaaggaaatccatcgaaaactaaccgatttattagcatttgatatttttctcacttttttcagtcatagattttcatttcacatccctatgtagccgaacttccagagagaagtacagtcaggttttttacgcgggggatacgtatctcgtaaaaaaaaccgcgttatttcgaaaatccgcgtaaaaaaaaacgcgctaattcaaaaatccgcgtaaaaaaaaccgcgttaattcaaaaatccgcgtaaaaaaaacacgttttttttaaaatccgcgtaaagtagtccagcaagaagggctttagaaaaaagcccaagacactctagaaccagtgtttaatacagtatttaattgtcctctttgacggtcattccggaactttcggtgggcggagagaattttttggactaagtcttttactagataaacacttaaacgtttctggttccaaacccacgttaattcggaaattcgtgaaaatttttttgaattagcgcggtatcgcgtaaaaaaaaaatcgcgttaattcaaaaatccgcgtaaaaaaaccgcgtaattcaaaaatccgcgtaaaaaaaccgcgttaattcaaaaatccgcgtaaaaaaaccgcgtaaaaaaaacctgactgtattcttattcaaaattaaatcttcattaattcatttgttgtccttataaggacaattgttcaatttataataggatgtagtgtttatcttacatctctgtgttaccttgatagtgaggactaaggcgcacggtcaacacaatgagaaaggtgttttcacattgaaaactagacacggctacactgaaggaagtgttggcaaatgcatctaccgctaataccaccgctatcatacgaaagcgcgtcgtttcatgtggggaatatcaacaacgaaaaatgacgcgcgtctaagcataacccgaactgtttcgccgtgctgctcccatttacctttacatcggcctcagggaagtaccggctgcatctgcatctaccgctgaggctgtcactatactgctattggtaccaaaagctattaactcttcaaataagtgttttatttgttctcaaaagaacaattgttcaattcaaaatcggatttacgcaatcgcatctctgtaatattaccgacaataatattcttctgaacaaaatgatacaactttcccattaggcctctgccataatagacgcgaaaagcgacacgaaccgattcgctcggctgtaggttaatgtacagccatcagtagagctgtacattaacctacggccgagcgaatcggttcgcgccgcttttcgcgtctactatggcataGGCATTaaagaaagttgctggctgatgtattcacttcatgcaagcctactgctgatgcttcccgttaccacactgaaacagtatttagtgaagggagtgtcgttgcat from Wyeomyia smithii strain HCP4-BCI-WySm-NY-G18 chromosome 3, ASM2978416v1, whole genome shotgun sequence encodes the following:
- the LOC129732622 gene encoding uncharacterized protein LOC129732622, with product MVGLANLSKLQLHDRRQRALQFPLGTSNGFLIAIAIPLEVPGRNIYLSHNFEMNYGLPTMPFQYRLWYTLFKNSAYNVTEAVRRKRRMVETPKFSRRFLYELIAERMDMYGYNGTGCIHKAICETWESPVHDYNGVFGDVTHIVFSPSSSEDENIPRSYYEAENDGSGADCSKYEQYCPVGIFELISNVEYE